In a single window of the Zea mays cultivar B73 chromosome 5, Zm-B73-REFERENCE-NAM-5.0, whole genome shotgun sequence genome:
- the LOC103627719 gene encoding casparian strip membrane protein 3, giving the protein MEDSKAPVSEHGGETSKAAVLVGVAAGSGGRRGRAATRVLAVVDLILRSVAVVATVGSAIAMGTTNQTLPFFTQFLRFKAQYSDLPTLTFFVVVNSIVAAYLVLSIPLSIVHIMASSAKYSRLVLVFFDAAMLLALVTAAASAAAAIVYLAHKGNARANWLAICQQFDSFCERISGSLIGSFAAMALLLLLILLSAAALARR; this is encoded by the exons ATGGAGGACAGCAAAGCCCCGGTGTCGGAGCACGGCGGGGAGACCTCCAAGGCCGCGGTGCTCGTGGGGGTGGCCGCCGGCAGCGGGGGACGCAGGGGCAGGGCGGCTACCCGCGTTCTGGCCGTGGTCGACCTCATCCTCCGCTCCGTCGCGGTGGTCGCCACCGTCGGCAGCGCCATCGCCATGGGCACCACCAACCAGACGCTGCCCTTCTTCACGCAGTTCCTCCGGTTCAAGGCGCAGTACAGCGATCTCCCGACCCTTAC GTTCTTCGTGGTGGTGAACTCGATCGTCGCCGCGTACCTGGTGCTGTCCATACCCCTGTCCATCGTGCACATCATGGCGAGCAGCGCGAAGTACAGTAGGCTGGTCTTGGTTTTCTTTGATGCG GCAATGCTGCTGGCGCTGGTGACGGCGGCGGCGTCGGCGGCCGCGGCGATCGTGTACCTGGCGCACAAGGGCAACGCCAGGGCCAACTGGCTCGCCATCTGCCAGCAGTTCGACTCCTTCTGCGAGCGCATCTCCGGCTCCCTCATCGGCTCATTCGCGGCCATGGCTCTGCTCCTTTTGCTCATACTCCTCTCCGCCGCCGCATTGGCGCGGCGTTAG
- the LOC100276619 gene encoding uncharacterized isoform X2, with translation MASPLLKSHSQLAAAAALHSVRRADRCPATIHLGKFHDHGLRSGRSKRSGSAKVGAFPSLDVVPLMVTMVEHVDMSRDYVVTKSIWHLSDAALKSVCESPARHCHCHRRVVSAAHERAYLLRHVHRLGSLLLRVHEGSLLRQRDVQEPGWRRDRALVLRQARGPGGVCEGGAAAGGAARGD, from the exons ATGGCCTCGCCGCTGCTCAAGTCGCACTCtcagctcgccgccgccgccgccctgcaCTCCGTGAGGAGAGCCGACCGCTGCCCTGCGACAATACAC CTGGGCAAGTTCCATGACCACGGGCTCAGGTCCGGCCGTTCTAAG AGATCCGGTTCAGCGAAGGTGGGCGCCTTCCCGTCGCTGGACGTGGTGCCGCTGATGGTGACGATGGTGGAGCACGTGGACATGTCGCGGGACTACGTCGTGACCAAGTCCATCTGGCATCTCAGCGACGCAGCCCTCAAGAGCGTCTGTGAGTCTCCCGCGCGCCACTGCCACTGCCACCGTCGCGTCGTCTCAGCAGCACATGAGCGCGC ATACCTTCTACGCCATGTTCACCGTCTGGGGAGTCTGCTTCTTCGCGTCCATGAAG GATCCCTTCTACGACAGCGAGACGTACAGGAGCCAGGGTGGCGACGGGACCGTGCACTGGTACTACGACAGG CAAGAGGACCTGGAGGCGTCTGCGAGGGAGGAGCTGCTGCGGGAGGAGCTGCTCGAGGAGATTGA
- the LOC100276619 gene encoding uncharacterized LOC100276619 gives MASPLLKSHSQLAAAAALHSVRRADRCPATIHLGKFHDHGLRSGRSKRSGSAKVGAFPSLDVVPLMVTMVEHVDMSRDYVVTKSIWHLSDAALKSVYTFYAMFTVWGVCFFASMKDPFYDSETYRSQGGDGTVHWYYDRQEDLEASAREELLREELLEEIEQRVGGLRELEEASKEEQLTK, from the exons ATGGCCTCGCCGCTGCTCAAGTCGCACTCtcagctcgccgccgccgccgccctgcaCTCCGTGAGGAGAGCCGACCGCTGCCCTGCGACAATACAC CTGGGCAAGTTCCATGACCACGGGCTCAGGTCCGGCCGTTCTAAG AGATCCGGTTCAGCGAAGGTGGGCGCCTTCCCGTCGCTGGACGTGGTGCCGCTGATGGTGACGATGGTGGAGCACGTGGACATGTCGCGGGACTACGTCGTGACCAAGTCCATCTGGCATCTCAGCGACGCAGCCCTCAAGAGCGTCT ATACCTTCTACGCCATGTTCACCGTCTGGGGAGTCTGCTTCTTCGCGTCCATGAAG GATCCCTTCTACGACAGCGAGACGTACAGGAGCCAGGGTGGCGACGGGACCGTGCACTGGTACTACGACAGG CAAGAGGACCTGGAGGCGTCTGCGAGGGAGGAGCTGCTGCGGGAGGAGCTGCTCGAGGAGATTGAGCAGAGGGTTGGGGGCCTCAGGGAGCTGGAGGAAGCGAGCAAGGAGGAGCAGCTCACAAAGTGA
- the LOC100276619 gene encoding uncharacterized isoform X1: MDRVQTCGSCVGVAEIRFSEGGRLPVAGRGAADGDDGGARGHVAGLRRDQVHLASQRRSPQERLYLLRHVHRLGSLLLRVHEGKRLQYYYNTHTHHVIALFCWSVHGTACLRAWVKSKQDPFYDSETYRSQGGDGTVHWYYDRQEDLEASAREELLREELLEEIEQRVGGLRELEEASKEEQLTK, from the exons ATGGACAGAGTTCAGACCTGTGGTTCTTGTGTGGGCGTTGCAGAGATCCGGTTCAGCGAAGGTGGGCGCCTTCCCGTCGCTGGACGTGGTGCCGCTGATGGTGACGATGGTGGAGCACGTGGACATGTCGCGGGACTACGTCGTGACCAAGTCCATCTGGCATCTCAGCGACGCAGCCCTCAAGAGCGTCT ATACCTTCTACGCCATGTTCACCGTCTGGGGAGTCTGCTTCTTCGCGTCCATGAAGGCAAGCGTTTGCAGTACTACTATAACACACACACGCACCATgtaattgcactgttttgctggagTGTTCATGGCACAGCTTGCTTGCGTGCATGGGTCAAATCGAAACAGGATCCCTTCTACGACAGCGAGACGTACAGGAGCCAGGGTGGCGACGGGACCGTGCACTGGTACTACGACAGG CAAGAGGACCTGGAGGCGTCTGCGAGGGAGGAGCTGCTGCGGGAGGAGCTGCTCGAGGAGATTGAGCAGAGGGTTGGGGGCCTCAGGGAGCTGGAGGAAGCGAGCAAGGAGGAGCAGCTCACAAAGTGA